GATCTAGCCAATCAGACGTTTTGATCGGATATAGGCTTTAAACTTTCTCAAATTGGTTTCGACTGCTTTGGGTCGCTAGCGGAGATTAGCCAGATGATCTGGCCAGGTTCTGCTTTGACGCGCATTTGAGAACTCCCCAGGACGTGAATCTCAGGGGAGTCTAGTTCTCAAATCGGCCAGGAGCGGACGTTGGCACGCCGGCATATTCTAGATACGAGTTGTCGATTCCGTTGGTCTTACCTCGTTACTAAGGCCCGGGGTCAAGTAAACGAAATGGCACCGGTCGAGAATCTCCACGCGATGCCACAAGCCTTTCGGAACAACCACGACGTCTCCTGACCGCAATTCCACATCGGGTTCCGGGTCATCCGTGAATATCAGTCTTGCTCTGCCTTCAATGAGGTAGAGTACTTCGTCTCCACCCAGATGCCGCTCACCTTCGTGTGGTGCGTCCTCAGACATGATTGCGACGCCAAAAGTTATTCCCTCAATCGGTTCGCTGGGTTCGTGTTCATTTGGGTGCTGAACGGCAGTCAGATCGTTATCAAATCCGATAATCTCAGTCTTTAGATCAACTTTTCGTACGCTAGGCATTGTCTTGGTTGACGTCCGGTAAGGGTTATTAGCGGCTCTTCACCCTCATATTAGACCAATGCCCGTATTGGGTCGGTAGCAGCCAAAGACCAAATCCCTCGGCCTGGCTCTGCTGAAAGTCGAAATGCGGAAGTTGGATGCAAAACGCCGCCCGATTTCTGGAGCGATCGAACGTAGCCACAGGCCAAGAGCATCGTCAGGCATGTTCATGCCGTTTGACTCGGCGAAACAGCAGAAAACGAACCGCAGAGCGCGGTTCCGCCAAGTAGCTCAAAAGTAGACCGGCTGATTTTGGTACCGGGCGCGTATTGTGAGTGCAGACCGTAAGACCAGTTAAAAAATCGGGGCCAGAAATCGACTGGCCCCGATCATCTGGTAGATACTGTCTTTCCTTATGCCCCGCGGAA
This region of Deltaproteobacteria bacterium genomic DNA includes:
- a CDS encoding cupin domain-containing protein: MSEDAPHEGERHLGGDEVLYLIEGRARLIFTDDPEPDVELRSGDVVVVPKGLWHRVEILDRCHFVYLTPGLSNEVRPTESTTRI